One region of Culex pipiens pallens isolate TS chromosome 2, TS_CPP_V2, whole genome shotgun sequence genomic DNA includes:
- the LOC120414966 gene encoding muscle-specific protein 20 translates to MALERQVRAKIAGKRDLEKDKEAQYWMEEVLGEKFPAGVLYEDALRDGLILCKVINKLSPGAVPKVNTSGSQFKMMENINMFQQAIKKYGVPDLDVFQTVDLYEKKDIAQVTSSIFALGRACYKHPEFQGPFLGPKPADECKRNFSEETLNAGQSIIGLQAGQNKGASQAGQNIGAGRKIILGK, encoded by the exons ATGGCTTTGGAGCGTCAAGTTCGTGCAAAG ATTGCCGGTAAGCGCGATCTGGAAAAGGACAAGGAAGCCCAGTACTGGATGGAGGAGGTCCTCGGTGAGAAATTCCCGGCCGGAGTCCTGTACGAGGACGCCCTCCGAGACGGGCTCATCCTGTGCAAAGTGATCAACAAGCTGAGCCCCGGCGCCGTGCCGAAGGTGAACACCTCCGGGTCGCAGTTCAAAATGATGGAGAACATCAACATGTTCCAGCAGGCCATCAAGAAGTACGGCGTGCCCGACCTGGACGTGTTCCAGACGGTGGACCTGTACGAGAAGAAGGACATTGCCCAGGTCACGAGCTCGATATTCGCGCTGGGACGAGCG TGCTACAAACACCCGGAATTCCAGGGCCCGTTCCTGGGGCCGAAGCCCGCCGACGAGTGCAAACGCAACTTCTCCGAGGAAACGCTGAACGCCGGCCAGAGCATCATCGGACTGCAGGCCGGCCAGAACAAGGGCGCGTCCCAGGCCGGCCAGAACATCGGTGCCGGTCGCAAGATCATCCTCGGAAAGTGA